CCCTACGGGACATCCGGTCGGTCAGCGTCAGGAAAAAGCGCTCTATAAAGGGGCGCCCCGTCGGTTCACCAACCGGGCCTGCTTCCATCCGGCAGCCGACGAACTCGCAAACGGGAGTGAAGGTCTCTTCGGTCAGGTGCGAGGCCGCATTGTCGACCTTCAGGACGTCCCAGCAGGCGTAGGCCAGTTCAGGCAGCTCGGAGACAAATCCCGCGCCTTCCCGGTAGCTGAGACCGGGAATCGTGAGCTGATCACGTTTGCGCCGCGGACGTAGCGCGTCTTGCAGCGTCGCGAGCACGTCATGGTGATCATATTCGGATGCCGGAACAACATGCCATCCAATCACAGCGCGGGTGCAGACGTCGATCATCGTTATCACAAACAGGCGCTCGGTTTCGAGATCGACACTGACACCGGAGGGTTCGGTGAAGCGCACGCGCAGCCGCAGGTCGAGTTTGTGGCCGTCAAGTTCGACCACGGAGAATGGTCTGGCCGTCGCTTCCCAGGCGCCATTGTCACGGGGCATGCGCAGAGGGATACGATCCTCGAGCCGGCGCTTGACCCACCTTGCGAAAGAGCGATATCCCTTCGTGTCCTGGTTAAGCGGGTAGTCCGCCTCAGTCAACCCGGCGTCCAGGCATGCCGCGATCAACCTGGAGTGCGTCTCGGTCAAGCCGTACAGCCGATCTGTTCGCGTCAGTCCCAGGCGGTGGCTGCCAATCTGCCGTTCGATGATGCGGGGGAGTTGTGGCAGGCGTTCGAACAGTTGACCGACTGCGCCACTCAAGCCACCGTGCGATGTTCGACGATCCGCCCGCTTGCTACGTCGATAGGCTTTAGCGCGCGCGTGCGGAATGAGTCCCCGGAAGCCGTTGATCCGGCCGTCGGTGTGTGCGCCAAGGCAACGCGCCAGCAATCGCGAGAGGAAGCTGGCGTCGATTTTATGGGCTCGCACGATATCCGCGACCGGCACACCGTTGAGGTAAGCCAGTACGGCTTGTTCGCGTTGATGATAGATCGCCCGTCGCGATGAATCGAGCGCAAGCGGATCCACCGATGGCCACAATCGAACGTCAGTGAGCGGTTCCGGGATATCGCTACGCCGCATGATGGGCGGCTTTCGAATATTGCTGTATCCGTGAGTTCAACGTCCAGGATTGAGCGACCAGATCAGCGCTCACGAGATGACCCGCGTGCAGGCCGGCAATAGCGGCGGTGCGGATCAGGACCGGATCGTGTCGCACGAAGTGCTGCTCAAGGTCGAGAAAGGAGGCTTCCGGATCGAAGAAATTGACGACGTCTCTGGCCAGGGACACGTCAATCAGACGCATTCCGGTATTCAGATAAGGTAACAGTGCCATCCAGTTCTGGATCCAGATGCGATGCTCATCAAGATCGATTGACCGGATGATCTCGATGGACAGCGAGGAGAGAGCAGCGGGAGGTCCGTCCCCGGAAGGCGCCTGTTTATCGGTGTGTCCGAGCGCCAGATATTGAGGCCGGCCATCTCGCAGTAGCCAGAAGTCGACGCGGCAGTCATGTTGAGCAGATACGGTGGCAGGACGTTCGCAGTATGTCGTGACAGCAGGATTCACTTCGAGCATGACCCAGAGCCGGACCTGGTCAAGCGAAGTGAACACCAGTGCACGCTTGAGCTTCGGCGACCACACATGATGAAGCGTCTGCTTCGGCAGTCGGGAAACGGGTAGGGGTTCGGGTGGGTTCACGATGCAATTCCGGACCAGCGACATGAGTCTACTTTAGGTCAGATTCAGCAAAATGGACAAATTTATGGCGATCGAAATCGACATCAAATCGTCCGGCGCGGCCCGCTGCGCCTTATAAACTGGTCCGCGGGAGTGGACAACTTTATGTCATTTGACAAGTAGCGTCGAAAACATCTCTTGGACCATGCCGTTGGGCCCTTGCTGCACGTGCATAGTGGCCATCGCGCCGAGCCGGTTATCGGTTGACGAAATCGAACCGGTCTCTTGCAAGAAAAACGGGTATCGAAATGGGTCGATGTCCTCAGCTCCCCGCAGTCCAAACTGCTGACAGTGTGACATGTACCTGAACACAGCCTCGCCACTCGGGTCAGCCACGTATCTCCAATAAACCTCGCGCAGTCCGATTAAAGTCGTGCTGCTTTGCGCATGTGCTAGCGGAACCCCTAATAAGCTCGCAAGCGTGATCAGGATGAGTTTGTTTTTCAAGAGCGTGTGATTGCTCACGTCGAGCGTGCAGTGAACAGGGCTGTATGACGGCGAGATGGCCGGGGCAAGCGTTGTGATTACGCTATAGGGGAGCGAAGATTAATTGTCGCCCATCTGGATACCGATGTCGAATGACTGCTCGCGGCCGCACTCCGTCCGACGACGACAGGCACAGGGCGACCCTGACGCGACCTTCGACTTGCTCCAGAGTTGACATTCAGAATACAAAAGCAGTTTCAGTCTCCACTGTGATTACTAGTCATTGGGCCGATTGAAGGGCATTGAACAACAGGTTTCGATTTAGCGCGAACGGAGGCTCTGTGGCTGATATTGGCAAGGCGAACCAATGATGAATCGGCGATAGTCCTGCAAGCTCAACTGCTTTGGCGTGCGATGTGTTACGCGCCAACGCAGTTGATGTGAGTGTAGACCAAAGAGCATTAAAGTCTCGCAGTGCCTCTCGCGGGGAACCAATATTCTGTGAGCCCACCGATTGCCACGAATTAACCGCACCAACTTCTGCGAACGAAATTTCTTGACCAAAACCACTCAGGTATTTGATTCGTGAAATTTGTGAAAAAAAACTCGCACCATCCGTTGCTGCACATAGTGCATCAACACAAGAAGACGCAAATTGCACAACGTCTTGGGTCTCCCCATAAAATCGCGCCCCGAAGAAAGCGTCACCAAAGAATGCTTCGAATGCAATCTCTGTCGCGCCTGCAAGATAGTCACTTACTTGTGCCTGGATTGGACGCGTATGTTGCGGAAATTCCCATGCCTTTTCCCACATACCATTTTTGGCGAACTGTCCCAAGCTAGGTAGAGCCTTGAATGCGGGGTGACTAATCATAAATATTCATAACTCGCGTGGGTGGTTCGAAGCTAACTTTTGAATGCCAGTTGCTAGCGGTCATTTTTCAATGTGGTGAACCAGGTCAAGCCCGGGCATGAGGGAAATTTCTTCGAGCAATGCGATGATCTGTTGAGCCTTTCCAGTGCGTATTCGCATTGGTCCGCCCAAAAAATGCGCGCGGAGCAACCGTTGGAACAGCGATCCGGGGCTGGGGATCGATTCAGATTGTCGGCGATTCTCCCACCTGTGTCGACCGGCCGGTTCTGGCCGCATAGAGATGGATACCCGGCGCCCCACGACGGCGGACACCGGTCAGCGCCGAGCTTCCGCAGCGGACATACCGCAGCTACCCAACTACACCGTGTCGCAACGCAGTTCAGATTTAGCGTCACGACTTAAGCGAGTCAACGCCACACCATCGGGAGAAAAATTTTCCTTGCGCAACCATGCTTCTATTGCCCGGCGTCGGGCTGGCCATTCTTCGGCGAGTATGGAAAACCATGCAAGGTCCACTTGATGTCCCTTGATCAGAATTGCTTGACGCCACACTCCCTCGTGAACAAAGCCAAAGCGTTGCGCCGCCCCGATGGAGGCTGCGTTTCGTGCACTGCATCGCCAAACCAACCGTTGGTAACCAAGAGCGTCCAGTGCATATCGCATCAACAGAAAGATCGCTTCGGTCGAGGCGCGTGATCGCTGCATAAGCGCGGAAAACCAGATGCTTCCGATTTCTATAGCGCCGTCCTGGGGATAGACATCACACAGTGAAAGCCAACCGTTCACCTCCCGGGTTCCTGAATCTCGGACGGCCCAAAACGGCTGATGATCACGGGACGAAAGGTCTTGAACGACCTGCGACAGAGACGCCCTCGTTTCGAACGGTCCATAGCGCAGGTGATCGAAGCTGCGATCGCTTCGCGAGGCGGCAGCCCAAAGGTCATCCAGATGCTCGGCAGAAAGTGGCTCCAAGGCCACGAATTCTCCGGCGAGCACAATTTTCTCCGGAAACGGGTAAGGGGTTCGCTGCCGCATGTTTTACTTCTACAAAAAATGATTGGCTGGTCTTTTATGACACCACCGCCGATTGTTAACGATTTAGGGTGCCATGTCGAACGTCTCAAACTGGCCGCACAGTGCCCGATGTCGACCGGCGGCACGCGACCCACTGCGGACCTACGGCGCTAATCGTTCGAATGGCGGCTTCTGGAGACTCAACCGCCGCTGACGCGAACATCGCGGCTGCGGTGCTGTCTGTCGAAATGCACAGTAGTAGATAGTAGAGGCTTCGAATCTACAGGCAGCCCACCATGGAATAACGTCGGTGTCGGTGTCGGTCTGCAATCGCTCATGATCGTCGTATCGCAGCGCTTCCTGGAAAGGGATTTTATGTGCGAGTGAACCCAGGGCTCAATTATGCTTCGCGCTCGCATAGGGTGGCTTCGATCCAATCGAGCACCGCCGATACACGTGTTAGGTGACGGACATCCGGATGGGTCAGCGTCCAGATTTCCCTCTCGAGCAGCGAACCACCGTCAACCTCGACACGCACAATGCTCGAAATACGATCGGCGACGATACAGGGCAGTAGCGAGCGTCCAAGTCCGGCTTGGACGCTTTGCAGAAGGGGTTCAGCGTCGTTGACCGCCACGGCCGCGAAGCCGGCACCGCGCACGGCTGCATTGCCGATCCACTTCGCCTGTGGAATATGTGCCATCCCGTCTTCATAGGTAACCCACGGAAGTTCGTGCGGGTCGCCCTTTTGGGACGCGCACGCATACACGGCATAACGGAGCAATCCGATTCGACGGGCAAACACGCCATTACCGACCTCTTCCCCCGGTCGGGCGAGACGCACTGCGACGTCAGCATCGCGACGGGTTAAATTCAGGTCACGCGAATCGGCAATCAGATCGATTCGCAGATCGGGGTATCGCACGAGCAATTTGGGCAGCGCAGGTATCAGAACCCGATTGACGAGGATCGGCACGGAAGTCACGCGCACCGAGCCACGGACGGCAGCATCAGCGCCTTTGACGACCGCATTCAGACCGCAAATCTGTGCCTCGACAATCTCCGAACGCACGACCACGACTTCGCCGGCTTCGGTCGGGCGCATTTGACCGTCCATCGCACGCTCAAACAATCTCGCACCTAGCGCCGATTCAATCGAGCGCACCCGGCGCGCTACTGTTGTGGGGTCGGTTTTCAGCCGCCGCCCGGCCCTGGCATAGGAACCATCGCGGGCGACAGCGAGCACGTACTGCAGATCATTCCAGTCGAGAGCGGGCATTTTTGCAGGTCGAAGCAGCAATTTTTCGGCTTGAGGCTGCCATGATGCCGCACTAAGCTTGACGCATCCACCTGAAAGGAGATGCAACGATGCTGTTCGCGGTTCTATTCGAAGACAACGACACCTGCGCGACCGAGGTGCGCAACCAATACATGCAAGCCCACCTCGACTTTCTCGCGAAAAACGCATCGATGATCAAGGCCGCTGGGCCGCTGCGGCAGAATGAAGACACACCGGCCGGCGGCCTCTGGCTGGTCGACGCGGATGCTCCCGGTGTGGTCGATGAATTGGTCCGGAAGGATCCATTCTGGCCGACTGGCTTGCGCCGCTCGGTGCGCGTACTGACATGGAAGCAGGTCTTCGCCGACGGGTCCCGTCTCGGGACGTGACCATTGTGTGACGTCGCCTTGCGTAACCTCGGTTCTGGGAGAGCTGCTGTCTCAAGGCTCCCCCAGCGTGCCCCGAACTTACTGAGAGCCGCTCACGTTTTATCAGGTGTTCTTCATGTCCATCCCTGACAGTTACAAACGCCGTGCCTTTGTAGGCACGGCGTTCGCCGTTACGACCACGCTCGCCTTTTCTGCCAGCGGGAAAAGCGCAATTTCGACATCGGCGCGAGAACGACTAGGTGCCGTTGCGTTCGACGCGTTCACGCTTTTCGATCCGCGGCCCGTAGGGGCGCTTGCGGAACAGCTGTTTCCGGGTAACCGCGGAGCGCTATCGCGGACTCGCGCCGTCAAGTTGCCTGGTCCTTGCTGGCAAGGGTCGCAAGTTTGCGATGAACACCAAGCGCCGCATAAACGAGGCCGGGGAGCAGGTTGATTACTCTGCGTGTGACAGCTTGCAGTCCCACGTCACAAAGCTCTACAGGGATGCGGGGATACGCGGTGGATCGTCCCATTCGGGCCGACGCTCGTTTGCCAGTAACCTCGTTGAGCAAGGCCACGATATTGAAACGGCGCAGCAGCTTCTAGGCCATGCCGAACTGGACCACGTTCGGCCCTATCTGGCCGTGTCCGATAAAAAGCTACGGCAGATGTTTTGCGAAGTGTTATGAGAGCCATTTGACGCGAGCATCCGGCGCGGCCCGAGCCGAACAAATTAGACTTGAACCGGCTCACTAACAGCTGGAGCTTTGCGTCAATGTACACACTCGTATTTACATTGCGCGTAAACTGGTCTATAGTACATCCATCGTACACACGCAGTAGAGGATGACATGCAGACGACTCGAGTTTTCAGGAATGGCAACTCTCAGGCCGTTCGTATCCCCGCCGATCTTGCCTATGAGCGCAGCGATGTTGAACTTGAAATTGAGCGCGTAGGTGACGAAATCCGTATTCGCCCTGCCCGCCGACCGCTGATTGGCGTGCTCAAGAAGTTTGCCAGGTTCGGTCCCGACTTCATGGCTGAGGGGCGTGGTGAGCAGGAGCAAGCTGAACGTGAGGGCCTGTAATGCCGCGCTTCATGCTCGACACCAATATGTGCATCTACCTGATGAAGAACCAGCCT
Above is a window of Paraburkholderia megapolitana DNA encoding:
- a CDS encoding DDE-type integrase/transposase/recombinase, whose translation is MDPLALDSSRRAIYHQREQAVLAYLNGVPVADIVRAHKIDASFLSRLLARCLGAHTDGRINGFRGLIPHARAKAYRRSKRADRRTSHGGLSGAVGQLFERLPQLPRIIERQIGSHRLGLTRTDRLYGLTETHSRLIAACLDAGLTEADYPLNQDTKGYRSFARWVKRRLEDRIPLRMPRDNGAWEATARPFSVVELDGHKLDLRLRVRFTEPSGVSVDLETERLFVITMIDVCTRAVIGWHVVPASEYDHHDVLATLQDALRPRRKRDQLTIPGLSYREGAGFVSELPELAYACWDVLKVDNAASHLTEETFTPVCEFVGCRMEAGPVGEPTGRPFIERFFLTLTDRMSRRVHGTTGRHPNDPAGKKGRQTAVDQLITIDELEELLDVTIANYHCTPHDGLNGRTPLEALRLSLAHHAVPVRTLPTFLRSRLHQLQSVHLCTVRGSVASGTAPYISLYGARYSSEVLQRTTGLLRQSVRVYPNPTDMREAWAYLTNGAELGRLSVLDGWRYSRHTLRLRQFILRQRRLGRFVFSGEQDPVQLLSKSQRHRSRRSRRDATVMMQLAQMEAPAHTDDPSVARSKRSEDDQTLIDFGDLTVQNR
- a CDS encoding GNAT family N-acetyltransferase, yielding MRQRTPYPFPEKIVLAGEFVALEPLSAEHLDDLWAAASRSDRSFDHLRYGPFETRASLSQVVQDLSSRDHQPFWAVRDSGTREVNGWLSLCDVYPQDGAIEIGSIWFSALMQRSRASTEAIFLLMRYALDALGYQRLVWRCSARNAASIGAAQRFGFVHEGVWRQAILIKGHQVDLAWFSILAEEWPARRRAIEAWLRKENFSPDGVALTRLSRDAKSELRCDTV
- a CDS encoding LysR family transcriptional regulator, producing the protein MPALDWNDLQYVLAVARDGSYARAGRRLKTDPTTVARRVRSIESALGARLFERAMDGQMRPTEAGEVVVVRSEIVEAQICGLNAVVKGADAAVRGSVRVTSVPILVNRVLIPALPKLLVRYPDLRIDLIADSRDLNLTRRDADVAVRLARPGEEVGNGVFARRIGLLRYAVYACASQKGDPHELPWVTYEDGMAHIPQAKWIGNAAVRGAGFAAVAVNDAEPLLQSVQAGLGRSLLPCIVADRISSIVRVEVDGGSLLEREIWTLTHPDVRHLTRVSAVLDWIEATLCEREA
- a CDS encoding YciI family protein → MLFAVLFEDNDTCATEVRNQYMQAHLDFLAKNASMIKAAGPLRQNEDTPAGGLWLVDADAPGVVDELVRKDPFWPTGLRRSVRVLTWKQVFADGSRLGT
- a CDS encoding tyrosine-type recombinase/integrase, which codes for MNTKRRINEAGEQVDYSACDSLQSHVTKLYRDAGIRGGSSHSGRRSFASNLVEQGHDIETAQQLLGHAELDHVRPYLAVSDKKLRQMFCEVL
- the vapB gene encoding type II toxin-antitoxin system VapB family antitoxin: MQTTRVFRNGNSQAVRIPADLAYERSDVELEIERVGDEIRIRPARRPLIGVLKKFARFGPDFMAEGRGEQEQAEREGL